Proteins encoded together in one Nostoc sp. PCC 7524 window:
- a CDS encoding DUF6918 family protein, with amino-acid sequence MALSDGLVDSHKRAMVVDDCCTMIDNQLAAKSGLSGMALKAAFAALKGVKPGYIPYVVEQLLPSCFTAIDPIWSEGIKNGDPVGHLAANRSRTADALLSITDERVKNTKRAIVRGTYEKLRGSAKQHVEEAVPDLAQVIDKYTKA; translated from the coding sequence ATGGCACTTAGCGACGGACTCGTAGACTCTCACAAAAGGGCAATGGTTGTAGATGACTGCTGCACTATGATCGACAATCAGCTGGCTGCCAAGTCAGGACTCAGTGGAATGGCTCTAAAAGCAGCCTTCGCCGCCTTGAAAGGAGTCAAACCAGGGTATATTCCCTATGTTGTTGAGCAATTGTTACCATCATGCTTCACTGCCATTGATCCCATTTGGAGTGAGGGCATCAAAAATGGCGATCCTGTAGGACATTTAGCTGCCAATCGTTCTCGTACAGCAGACGCACTGCTGAGTATTACCGATGAGCGGGTTAAGAATACCAAGCGGGCGATCGTACGTGGGACATATGAAAAACTGCGTGGTTCAGCTAAACAACACGTAGAGGAAGCTGTACCAGACTTAGCTCAAGTAATTGATAAATATACAAAAGCTTAA
- the miaB gene encoding tRNA (N6-isopentenyl adenosine(37)-C2)-methylthiotransferase MiaB has product MTTSNRRYHITTFGCQMNKADSERMAGILEDMGFEFCEDPNHADVILYNTCTIRDNAEQKVYSYLGRQAKRKHEQPDLTLVVAGCVAQQEGEALLRRVPELDLVMGPQHANRLKDLLESVFAGNQVVATEAVHIMEDITQARRDSTVTAWVNVIYGCNERCTYCVVPNVRGVEQSRTPEAIRTEMEQLGQQGYKEITLLGQNIDAYGRDLPGATPEGRHLHTFTDLLYYVHDVPGVERLRFATSHPRYFTERLIKACAELPKVCEHFHIPFQSGDNELLKAMARGYTHEKYRRIIDTIRHYMPDASISADAIVGFPGETEAQFENTLKLVDDIGFDQLNTAAYSPRPGTPAALWSNQLSEEVKSDRLQRLNHLVNVKAAERSQRYQGRIEEVLVEDQNPKDKTQVMGRTRGNRLTFFTGDINELKGQLVKVKITEVRAFSLTGEPVEVRQALPV; this is encoded by the coding sequence ATGACCACTTCTAACCGCCGCTATCACATTACTACCTTCGGTTGCCAAATGAATAAAGCCGACTCAGAGCGCATGGCTGGCATATTAGAAGACATGGGCTTTGAGTTTTGTGAAGATCCTAACCATGCAGATGTCATTCTCTACAATACCTGCACTATTCGGGATAATGCCGAGCAGAAAGTCTATTCTTACCTCGGCAGACAAGCCAAGCGCAAACACGAACAGCCAGACTTAACTTTAGTTGTGGCTGGTTGCGTCGCCCAACAAGAAGGGGAAGCACTATTACGGCGAGTGCCAGAATTAGATTTAGTCATGGGGCCACAACACGCCAACCGCCTCAAGGATTTATTAGAGTCAGTCTTTGCTGGCAATCAAGTTGTGGCCACTGAAGCAGTCCACATTATGGAAGATATCACCCAAGCACGGCGAGATAGTACTGTGACAGCTTGGGTAAATGTGATTTATGGCTGTAACGAACGCTGTACTTATTGTGTAGTTCCCAATGTGCGTGGTGTAGAGCAGTCCCGCACGCCAGAAGCTATCCGCACCGAAATGGAACAATTAGGACAGCAAGGTTACAAAGAAATTACCCTCCTCGGTCAAAATATTGACGCTTACGGACGAGATTTACCCGGAGCCACACCAGAAGGACGACATCTGCACACCTTCACCGATTTGCTGTATTACGTCCATGATGTGCCGGGAGTGGAACGTCTGAGATTTGCTACCAGTCACCCCCGTTATTTTACGGAGAGATTAATTAAAGCTTGTGCCGAATTACCCAAGGTCTGCGAACACTTCCATATTCCGTTCCAATCTGGGGATAACGAACTATTAAAAGCAATGGCGCGGGGTTACACTCATGAGAAATACCGCCGGATTATTGACACCATTCGCCACTATATGCCGGATGCGTCAATTAGTGCTGATGCCATTGTTGGTTTCCCTGGGGAGACGGAAGCACAGTTTGAAAATACCTTGAAATTGGTGGATGATATCGGCTTTGACCAGTTGAATACGGCCGCCTATTCTCCCCGTCCCGGCACACCCGCCGCCTTGTGGTCAAATCAACTAAGTGAAGAAGTGAAAAGCGATCGCCTACAAAGATTAAACCATTTAGTGAACGTAAAAGCAGCCGAGCGATCGCAACGTTACCAAGGACGCATTGAGGAAGTGCTGGTAGAAGACCAAAACCCCAAAGATAAAACCCAAGTCATGGGACGCACACGGGGTAATCGTCTGACATTCTTCACGGGGGATATCAATGAGTTAAAAGGGCAATTGGTGAAGGTGAAAATTACCGAAGTTCGCGCTTTTAGCTTGACTGGTGAACCTGTAGAAGTGCGGCAAGCTTTGCCAGTTTAA
- a CDS encoding choice-of-anchor R domain-containing protein, producing MIKSLSTSLALAGISGSLVFMSQISPASAITLIGNLPQTNDLVRSQIARVGSEVSVKALGFTLPTGSDYTLTNVILRLEDYNPGEQPIVQIRNDVGGLNPGNTVLASFINPASQGSGIFDYTFTPTSAFTFLANTKYWLYVSNNFGDFDFRGSFPAQTMTGIATLAGNRYSTNSGVSFVNSNVLNSFQINVTEAVTPVPEPTTIAGIMVGYGFMRWKKTSGKSKKAKASA from the coding sequence ATGATCAAAAGTTTATCTACTTCTTTGGCATTAGCAGGCATTAGTGGCTCCCTTGTATTCATGAGTCAGATTAGCCCTGCTAGTGCCATCACTTTAATTGGTAATCTCCCACAAACAAATGATCTGGTGCGAAGCCAGATTGCAAGAGTAGGCTCTGAAGTCTCAGTGAAAGCATTGGGTTTTACCCTACCCACGGGCAGTGATTACACCCTCACCAACGTGATACTGCGGCTAGAGGACTATAATCCTGGTGAACAGCCGATCGTCCAGATTCGGAATGATGTGGGAGGTTTGAATCCAGGTAATACCGTTCTTGCCAGTTTCATCAATCCAGCCTCCCAAGGTTCGGGAATCTTTGATTACACATTTACTCCCACTAGCGCATTCACGTTCCTCGCAAATACGAAATACTGGTTATACGTTAGTAACAACTTTGGTGATTTTGATTTTCGTGGTTCCTTTCCGGCTCAAACTATGACAGGAATAGCGACTTTGGCTGGAAACCGGTACAGTACTAACAGTGGTGTGTCTTTCGTTAATAGCAATGTCCTCAACAGTTTCCAGATCAACGTCACCGAAGCAGTAACTCCTGTTCCCGAACCAACTACGATCGCAGGAATTATGGTTGGATACGGTTTCATGAGGTGGAAGAAAACTTCTGGTAAGTCAAAAAAAGCTAAAGCATCAGCATAA
- a CDS encoding carotenoid oxygenase family protein: MQTIDKKSTKRAWAGAIAEPAKEFPLTPLPIISGKIPTGLRGTLYRNGPARLERGGMGVGHWFDGDGAILAVNFTDAGASAVYRYVQTAGYQQETAAGKFLYGNYGMTAPGPIWNQWLKPVKNAANTSVLALPDKLLALWEGGQPHALDLQTLETWGEDSLGGLTNGLNYSAHYKQDPHTGEIFNFGINPGVNGTLNVYKSDSTGKIIQKAAYPLNGVPLVHDFVLAGQYLIFFIPPVRLNMLPVLVGVDNYSDSLKWQPQLGTQIIVINRETLSLVSRGETEPWYQWHFGNGYVDDSGAVIVDVARYQDFQTNQYLQEVAAGETHTPAQSTLSRVTLNPQTGKVTAIEQLLDRHCEFPGVPQQNVGQMSRYTYMSGFRPGTDISQEILNAIARFDHKTQILTEANLGENRYPSEPIPVDDWVLTVVYDGNFHRSEVWVYDGDRLDQEPVCQLELPSVIPHSFHGTWRTA; this comes from the coding sequence ATGCAGACAATTGATAAGAAGTCAACTAAAAGAGCCTGGGCAGGGGCAATAGCTGAACCAGCCAAAGAATTTCCTCTGACACCATTGCCAATTATCTCCGGCAAAATCCCCACAGGCTTGCGTGGTACACTCTACCGTAATGGCCCCGCCCGACTAGAACGCGGTGGTATGGGTGTCGGACACTGGTTTGATGGTGATGGGGCAATTCTCGCTGTCAATTTTACCGATGCAGGCGCTAGTGCAGTTTATCGCTACGTGCAGACTGCTGGCTATCAACAAGAAACCGCCGCCGGTAAATTCTTGTACGGTAATTATGGCATGACTGCACCCGGCCCCATTTGGAATCAATGGCTTAAACCAGTCAAGAATGCAGCCAATACTTCTGTCTTGGCGTTACCTGATAAACTCTTGGCATTGTGGGAAGGTGGTCAACCTCATGCCCTAGATTTACAAACCTTAGAAACTTGGGGTGAAGACAGTTTAGGGGGTTTAACTAATGGCTTAAACTATTCTGCACACTATAAACAAGACCCCCACACAGGTGAAATTTTTAATTTTGGTATCAATCCGGGAGTCAATGGCACACTCAATGTTTATAAAAGTGACTCCACAGGTAAGATTATCCAAAAAGCCGCATACCCACTCAATGGTGTGCCATTGGTGCATGATTTTGTCCTAGCCGGACAGTACCTAATATTTTTCATCCCCCCAGTCAGGCTAAATATGCTACCTGTATTGGTAGGGGTAGATAACTATAGTGATTCCTTAAAGTGGCAACCACAATTAGGTACTCAAATTATCGTAATTAACCGTGAAACCTTATCCTTGGTTAGCCGTGGCGAAACAGAACCTTGGTATCAGTGGCACTTCGGTAACGGTTATGTTGATGATAGTGGTGCAGTCATTGTCGATGTCGCCCGTTACCAAGACTTTCAAACCAACCAATATCTTCAAGAAGTAGCCGCAGGTGAAACTCATACCCCTGCTCAGAGTACACTTTCACGAGTGACGCTGAATCCCCAAACTGGTAAAGTTACAGCCATTGAGCAATTGTTAGATAGACATTGTGAATTTCCGGGTGTACCACAGCAAAACGTTGGGCAAATGTCGCGTTACACCTATATGTCGGGATTTCGCCCAGGTACAGATATTAGCCAAGAAATATTAAACGCGATCGCCCGGTTCGACCACAAGACCCAAATCCTTACCGAAGCCAACCTAGGAGAAAATCGCTATCCTTCCGAACCCATCCCTGTAGACGATTGGGTGTTAACAGTGGTATATGACGGCAATTTTCATCGTAGCGAAGTTTGGGTATATGATGGCGATCGCCTAGACCAAGAGCCTGTTTGCCAACTAGAATTACCCAGCGTCATCCCCCACAGTTTCCACGGCACTTGGCGAACTGCATAA
- a CDS encoding alkaline phosphatase: MLTLILTSQLSAKTSGSSNVIFIHPDGTSAAHWGAARMLYKGPDGRLNWDKMSNLAVYLGHMKNQLTATSNGGAVTHATGVKVNADSFGLDEAGKPVVALSGKPQTIMEEAIAAGKATAIINSGMIHEPGTGAFVAKSPNRRNFADITKQIVESGADVIFGGGEKWYLPKGTAGRHSTAQQSQRTDGINLVDLAKKKGYTVVYTRDELLKLPTNTKKVLGIFAADDTYNDDTEENLKKQGLPLYVKSAPTVAEQLQVTLRLLSGKQNGFLIVLEEEGTDNFGNFNNAVGCLEALKRADDAVGVAMNFIQKNPNTLLVTAADSDAGGLEVVGVTEKDFPFDKPLPAQGKNGAPWDGRNGTGSLPFISAPDKQGKRFPFAIAWSGFGDNTGAIVAKAHGLNAQLLHGTVDNTDIYRLMYRTLFGKQPANK; the protein is encoded by the coding sequence ATGCTTACCTTAATCTTGACATCACAGTTATCAGCTAAAACTTCTGGCTCAAGTAATGTGATATTCATTCATCCTGATGGTACAAGTGCAGCGCATTGGGGTGCGGCGCGGATGCTTTACAAAGGGCCAGATGGCAGGCTGAATTGGGATAAAATGTCTAATTTAGCTGTCTATCTCGGACACATGAAAAATCAACTCACCGCGACTTCTAACGGTGGGGCAGTGACTCATGCTACAGGGGTGAAGGTAAATGCTGATTCCTTTGGTTTGGATGAAGCTGGTAAGCCAGTGGTGGCGTTGTCTGGGAAACCACAAACAATTATGGAAGAAGCGATCGCAGCTGGCAAAGCCACAGCTATCATCAATTCTGGGATGATTCACGAACCAGGGACGGGGGCATTTGTCGCTAAGTCACCTAACCGGCGCAACTTTGCAGACATCACCAAACAAATCGTTGAGTCTGGAGCAGATGTAATTTTCGGCGGCGGTGAAAAGTGGTATCTTCCCAAAGGTACAGCCGGAAGACACTCCACAGCCCAACAAAGTCAACGCACCGATGGCATAAATTTGGTAGATTTGGCGAAGAAAAAGGGTTACACCGTGGTTTATACCCGTGATGAACTGCTGAAACTACCCACCAACACCAAAAAAGTCTTAGGCATTTTCGCCGCCGATGACACTTACAACGACGACACAGAGGAGAATTTAAAAAAGCAGGGTTTACCGTTGTATGTTAAAAGCGCCCCGACAGTTGCCGAACAGTTGCAAGTGACTTTAAGGCTGTTGTCTGGAAAGCAAAATGGCTTTTTGATTGTCTTGGAAGAAGAGGGAACTGATAACTTTGGTAACTTTAATAATGCTGTGGGTTGTTTAGAGGCTCTGAAACGTGCCGATGATGCAGTTGGGGTAGCGATGAATTTTATTCAGAAAAACCCTAATACCTTGTTAGTCACCGCCGCCGATAGTGATGCTGGTGGTTTAGAAGTGGTGGGAGTTACAGAGAAAGATTTTCCCTTTGATAAGCCCTTACCAGCACAAGGAAAGAATGGCGCACCGTGGGATGGGAGAAACGGCACTGGTAGCTTACCGTTTATTTCTGCACCAGACAAACAAGGTAAACGCTTTCCGTTTGCGATCGCTTGGTCTGGTTTCGGCGATAATACAGGAGCGATCGTTGCTAAAGCTCATGGGTTGAATGCTCAACTATTGCATGGCACAGTCGATAACACCGATATTTATCGTCTGATGTACCGCACGCTTTTTGGTAAGCAGCCAGCAAACAAGTAG
- a CDS encoding NAD-dependent epimerase/dehydratase family protein has product MTKPKLVLVTGASGFIGRYVVHHFTRMSWTVVGIGKSSPENAPLSNLQAYHCLELPNNELNNLLEKYRPDLLIHCAGRASVNLSMTVPQEDFYANTVLTFEVLNSLRTCVPQCRFIFLSSAAVYGNPSSRPVREDEEPCPISPYGFHKWQSEKLALEFAKVYDLSTASIRIFSAYGAGLRRQVLWDICHKVIQENSLILRGTGTESRDFIHALDIAKAIEIVATTAPMYGEVYNLASGRETTIKHIANLAIDALGYDCVPQFDGSIPSGIPINWQADITKLQSLGFEPSVVLEKGVQAFANWCKAELYTI; this is encoded by the coding sequence ATGACAAAACCCAAGCTAGTTTTAGTGACAGGAGCCAGTGGATTTATTGGTCGCTATGTTGTACATCACTTCACCAGAATGTCATGGACAGTGGTTGGCATAGGTAAGTCTTCTCCTGAGAATGCCCCTCTATCTAACCTTCAAGCTTATCATTGTCTTGAACTACCTAATAATGAATTGAATAATTTACTGGAAAAATACCGTCCTGACTTACTTATTCACTGTGCAGGCAGAGCTTCAGTAAATTTATCAATGACTGTGCCGCAAGAAGATTTTTATGCAAATACTGTACTGACTTTTGAGGTTTTAAATTCCTTAAGAACCTGTGTTCCTCAGTGTAGATTTATTTTTTTATCTAGTGCGGCAGTGTATGGTAATCCTAGCTCCAGACCAGTGAGAGAAGATGAAGAACCATGTCCAATTTCACCTTATGGATTTCATAAATGGCAATCTGAAAAATTAGCCTTAGAGTTTGCCAAAGTTTACGACTTATCAACTGCTAGCATCAGAATTTTTTCAGCCTATGGTGCTGGATTACGTCGTCAAGTCCTTTGGGATATTTGCCATAAAGTCATACAAGAAAATTCTCTCATCCTCCGTGGTACAGGAACAGAAAGCAGAGATTTTATCCATGCTCTTGATATTGCTAAAGCCATTGAGATTGTTGCTACTACCGCACCTATGTATGGTGAAGTTTACAATCTTGCTTCTGGACGTGAAACTACAATTAAACATATAGCGAACTTAGCTATAGATGCGTTGGGATATGATTGTGTACCTCAGTTTGACGGTAGCATTCCTTCTGGAATTCCTATTAACTGGCAAGCTGACATTACTAAACTCCAATCATTAGGATTTGAACCTTCTGTTGTTTTAGAAAAGGGCGTTCAAGCTTTTGCTAACTGGTGTAAAGCTGAGTTGTACACCATCTAG
- a CDS encoding glycosyltransferase family 4 protein, whose translation MMKINNSQKLRVAVVGPYPLNPSKVVGGIQAAVRNQVNGLKNFEDLELHVVTVDFDGQNELVPQPAIQFHIRKSSQGLNQFLLYYLDRQWVTRTVKEIKPDVVHIHGTNFYAYAAQTWDFPTVFSVHGVTQTENKFVNYQEVGLFHRLYRKTKSYFNTYFEVESLKNARHVIIISPYVTDVLKNYHIENLHFINNPVDEPYFQLEDRSQPNRILFAGIIHARKGILTLIKAIELVRQVEPDVELHVVGKVYESEYEAMLKSYVQTHQLEKYIIFRGHLNDEELHQAFAECQMLVLPSQEEVSPMVIQQAMAVGKSVVATAVGGVPYLVEDGKTGLLVPYGDPEALSKAMIKLLANPEEAKRLGARGREIARDRFRVEYTCNQTRNLYYELADKSLSSLSV comes from the coding sequence ATGATGAAAATCAACAATTCTCAAAAACTGCGAGTAGCTGTAGTTGGGCCTTATCCCCTCAATCCCAGCAAAGTTGTCGGCGGGATTCAAGCAGCAGTCAGAAACCAAGTTAACGGACTCAAGAACTTTGAGGATTTAGAACTTCATGTTGTGACGGTAGATTTTGACGGACAAAATGAGTTAGTCCCCCAACCTGCTATACAGTTTCACATTCGTAAATCTAGTCAAGGATTGAATCAATTTCTCTTATACTATCTGGATCGTCAGTGGGTAACTCGAACTGTAAAAGAAATTAAACCGGATGTGGTGCATATTCACGGAACAAATTTTTATGCCTATGCAGCCCAAACTTGGGATTTTCCCACAGTATTTAGTGTGCATGGTGTAACGCAAACAGAAAATAAGTTTGTCAACTATCAAGAAGTAGGACTATTTCATCGCCTTTATAGAAAAACAAAAAGCTACTTCAATACATACTTTGAAGTTGAGAGTTTAAAAAATGCTCGTCATGTGATTATTATCTCACCCTATGTAACTGATGTACTGAAGAATTACCACATCGAAAACCTTCACTTCATCAATAATCCTGTAGATGAGCCTTACTTTCAACTAGAAGACCGTTCCCAACCTAATCGCATACTATTTGCGGGTATTATTCATGCGCGCAAGGGAATACTCACTCTGATTAAGGCTATTGAATTGGTGCGTCAGGTAGAGCCTGATGTTGAGCTACACGTAGTAGGTAAGGTATATGAGTCTGAATATGAAGCCATGCTCAAGTCCTACGTTCAAACTCATCAATTGGAAAAGTACATCATCTTCCGAGGACACCTAAATGATGAGGAACTTCATCAGGCTTTTGCCGAGTGCCAAATGCTAGTATTGCCTTCCCAAGAAGAAGTATCCCCGATGGTGATACAACAGGCAATGGCTGTAGGTAAGTCTGTGGTGGCAACTGCTGTGGGAGGAGTACCTTACTTAGTGGAGGACGGTAAGACTGGGTTGCTAGTTCCCTATGGAGATCCTGAAGCCTTGAGCAAAGCTATGATTAAGTTATTAGCCAACCCGGAAGAAGCTAAACGCTTAGGTGCTAGGGGTCGAGAGATTGCCCGCGATCGCTTCCGTGTGGAATATACTTGTAACCAGACCCGTAATCTCTACTATGAGTTAGCCGATAAATCTCTAAGTAGTCTATCGGTTTAA
- a CDS encoding PAP/fibrillin family protein produces MNNRLVLKEKLQAQLEKLQINSNGSPVTNLQIDKTVAAELEQLTAELESCNPNPSPLLYATALLEGAWQLQYSTAREIRNLDSLPLGLKLGKVYQVIDVSNKQFFNLAFVKHSLGLLSGYVKVTASFEPAIENSSPVPNKRINVYFDKRYLSIEKIVNINTPKLNPFKVVPANNPQGRVATLDITYLDETLRIGRGGEDSLFILTKSSDLTEFNHGL; encoded by the coding sequence TTGAATAATCGACTTGTATTAAAAGAGAAATTACAAGCGCAACTGGAGAAACTCCAAATTAACAGCAATGGTTCTCCTGTCACCAATTTGCAGATAGATAAAACCGTAGCCGCAGAACTTGAACAATTGACGGCGGAACTTGAAAGCTGCAATCCTAATCCTAGCCCTCTTTTGTATGCTACTGCTTTACTAGAAGGAGCTTGGCAACTGCAATACTCCACTGCTAGAGAAATCCGTAATTTAGATTCTCTGCCATTGGGATTGAAGTTAGGTAAAGTCTATCAAGTGATTGATGTCTCTAATAAACAATTTTTTAATTTAGCTTTTGTCAAACATTCTCTGGGTTTACTATCGGGATATGTAAAAGTAACAGCTAGCTTTGAACCCGCCATAGAAAATTCCTCACCTGTACCCAACAAGCGTATCAACGTCTATTTTGACAAACGCTATCTATCAATTGAGAAAATTGTCAATATTAATACCCCTAAACTCAACCCATTTAAGGTAGTGCCAGCTAATAATCCTCAAGGCAGAGTTGCTACCCTTGATATTACTTATCTGGATGAAACATTGAGAATTGGACGGGGAGGTGAAGACAGTTTATTTATTCTGACTAAATCTTCTGATTTAACTGAGTTTAATCACGGCTTATAA